The Acipenser ruthenus chromosome 11, fAciRut3.2 maternal haplotype, whole genome shotgun sequence region CTCcacaaccccccctcccctcacaaCCGATTTAGAGCTTTTTAGAAGTACCGACCTCAGAGAGCTATCTATATAAACAAACCGGGGGGTACAGAGTTATCTCCTCGCAGGAAGTACTTCAGTACGATTATGACGTGAGGAAACGGACGCAATTGGAATCTAAATAAACAGCTGCTGCTTGGCCTGTTTCCAGTGTGGGTCACATTTTCAGTATACTATGTTCTAAACATATCTCTATGCTACATATTATAAACACATCGATTTGCTGTCTCTATGCTACATATTCTAAACTCATCGATAATTTTTTCCATTGACCACACTTCACATTAGCTCTACCTTGCTGTACGCGACAGAGCACTTTCAGAATGGCTACTTGCACAATGTAGCTTTCATTTATTCTCCAGTTAAGAGATGCAGTTTCCGTGGCACATTAAGCGTTTAGCTTTCACACTATTCTCAGCAACATTTGAAGCTTTGTACTGTATTCTGTTTCGGAATTGGCTGTGGTCCGTACTTCATGGACTTCTACTTCCTGATGCAGAGCCAATTGGGAATGACCCCAAAGCACTGTCATAGCCAGCAGGGGAAGCGTTCAGCTATCGAAGGATTCAGATCCCACATCTGCGCTGGCTCCGGGTGCATTCTCTTTAGCATAGCCAGCAGGGGAAGCGGTCAGCTATCGAAGGATTCAGATCCCACATCTGCGCTGGCTCCgggtgcattctcttcaggataGCCAGCAGGGGAAGGGGCCAGCTATCGAAGGATTCAGATCCCACATCTGCGCTGGCTCCGGGTGCATTCTCTTTAGCATAGCCAGCAGGGGAAGGGGTCAGCTAACGAAGGATTCAGATCCCACATCTGCGCTGGCTCCgggtgcattctcttcaggataGCCAGCAGGGGAAGGGGTCAGCTATCGAAGGATTCATATCCCACATCTGCGCTGGCTCCGGGTGCATTCTCTTTAGCATAGCCAGCAGGGGAAGGGGTCAGCTATCAAAGGATTCAGATCCCACATCTGCACTGGCTCCGGGTGCATTCTCTTTAGCAGAGCCAGCAGGGGAAGGGGTCAGCTATCGAAGGATTCATATCCCACATCTGCGCTGGCTCCGGGTGCATTCTCTTTAGCATAGCCAGCAGGGGAAGGGGTCAGCTAACGAAGGATTCAGATCCCACATCTGCGCTGGCTCCgggtgcattctcttcaggataGCCAGCAGGGGAAGGGGCCAGCTATCGAAGGATTCAGATCCCACATCTGCGCTGGCTCCGGGTGCATTCTCTTTAGCATAGCCAGCAGGGGAAGGGGTCAGCTAACGAAGGATTCAGATCCCACATCTGCGCTGGCTCCgggtgcattctcttcaggataGCCAGCAGGGGAAGGGGTCAGCTATCGAAGGATTCAGATCCCACATCTGCGCTGGCTCCGGGTGCATTCTCTTTAGCATAGCCAGCAGGGGAAGCGGTCAGCTATCGAAGGATTCAGATCCCACATCTGCGCTGGCTCCgggtgcattctcttcaggataGCCAGCAGGGGAAGGGGTCAGCTATCGAAGGATTCATATCCCACATCTGCACTGGCTCCGGGTGCATTCTCTTCAGCAGAGCCAAGGGGAAGCGGTCAGCTATCGAAGGATTCAGATCTCACATCTGCGCTGGCTCCGGGTGCATTCTCTTTAGCATAGCCAGCAGGGGAAGCGTTCAGCTATCGAAGGATTCAGATCCCACATCTGCGCTGGCTCCGGGTGCATTCTCTTTAGCATAGCCTGCAGGGGAAGCGTTCAGCTATCGAAGGATTCAGATCCCACATCTGCGCTGGCTCCGGGTGCATTCTCTTCAGCAGAGCCAAGGGGAAGCGGTCAGCTATCGAAGGATTCAGATCCCACATCTGCACTGGCTCCGGGTGCATTCTCTTCAGCAGAGCCAAGGGGAAGCGGTCAGCTATCGAAGGATTCAGATCCCACATCTGCGCTGGCTCCGGGTGCATTCTCTTTAGCATAGCCAGCAGGGGAAGCGTTCAGCTATCGAAGGATTCAGATCCCACATCTGCGCTGGCTCCGGGTGCATTCTCTTTAGCATAGCCAGCAGGGGAAGCGGTCAGCTATCGAAGGATTCAGATCCCACATCTGCGCTGGCTCCGGGTGCATTCTCTTTAGCATAGCCAGCAGGGGAAGCGTTCAGCTATCGAAGGATTCAGATCCCACATCTGCGCTGGCTTCGGGTGCATTCTCTTCAGCATAGCCAGCAGGGGAAGCGGTCAGCTAACGAAGGATTCAGATCCCACATCTGCGCTGGCTCCGGGTGCATTCTCTTCAGCATAGCCAGCAGGGGAAGGGGTCAGCTATCGAAGGATTCAGATCCCACATCTGCGCTGGCTCCGGGTGCATTCTCTTCAGCATAGCCAGCAGGGGAAGGGGTCAGCTATCGAAGGATTCAGATCCCACATCTGCAGTGGCTCCGGGTGCATTCTCTTCAGCTTGTTTTCAGCTTCCAGCTGGTTTCAGCTCCCGGTCACCTTTGCTTCTCGAAATTTGGGTTTGGTGAGGTTTCTTTAGGTATGTAGCTGTCTTCAGTCTTCCTTTGTCACTTTCTCCTGACTCAGCAGCACAGTGACTTCCTTTTAAAGCCATTTCAATTCCCAGCAGCAGACAGACTGGCCCCATTTTCTTTATTTGACATTCTAAACATTCGCCTCAAACATTCAGGCCATTCTATTCTTAGAAGGTTCTTTATCCTTACCGGTTATTTTTAAGACCCTTTCTTTACTTCAGTCCGAAACTCTCCATGTCTGTGTGCAAACCCAGAGAGCATGATACTCCCTTCATTTCAATGCACAGACACAGCAGGTTGTGTCGAGTACCGTAAATGAGCCttcacaaataatgctgtacttcAGTGTCAATTCACACAACTGGGTTTTACTTATGCACTTACTGTGTGTTCTGTAATATGCACAGCTAAGGCTAACTTACTGTTGTTAAATGCAAAAGTCTCCTGCAATTGTGCTTACAGTGAACCTAATCTGTACAATCAATGCAAATATGAGGTCATCTCATCAAAATTCCCTAGCATTGTTTTCTCATATTTCCTTACAGTTGACTTATTTTTCTGGGTTATAGATATGTTCTTTGTTATTACAATGACAAAAACCTGTAAATGAatgtcaaattgtatttttaaaaatacaacagcAACACTATACCTCTTATGTAAAAGCACTGTAAATGGGgtagaggtggggggggggggggtaaaactAACAATGTCTTTTATTTAACTGGTCTTTTACATTTAAATCTTGTGATAAATGtgaattaagattttttttgtctCTTTTCTTATGCAGATGAGCTGGCATCATCCAAGTCAAGCCTCTACTTTTTGGTCTCGAATGAAGGAAACCAAAATCTCTTTGTTTCTCAAGCCAACTTGTGGCTGTACTTTAAAGTGCTCCCGTCCAACGCGGAGAAGGGCGCCCGGCGCAAGGTGACAGTGAAGATCTACTTCCAGGAGGCCGGGGGGAGCAGCACGTGGAGCACGGTGGAGAAGCGGGTGGAGCTCAAGAGAAGCGGCTGGCACACTTTCCCCCTGACACAGGCCATCCAGGCTCTTCTGGAGAAAGGGGAGAGGAGGCAGAGCCTGGAGGTGCACTGCGAGGGCTGCCAGGACGTGGCGGTGACACCCGTCCTAGTCAACCCCGATGACGAGGCCCACCGGCCCTTCCTAGTGGTGCAGGCTCGAGCGGCCAACAGCAAGCACCGCATCCGCAAGCGAGGGCTGGAGTGCGACGGCAGGACCAGCCTCTGCTGCAGGCAGCAGTTCTACATTGACTTCGGGCTGATTGGATGGAATGACTGGATCATAGCGCCGAAAGGATACTATGGGAACTACTGCGAGGGGAGCTGCCCGGCCTACATGGCTGGAGTGCCTGGGTCGGTCTCCTCCTTCCACACGGCTGTGGTGAACCAGTACAGAATGCGAGGGCTGAGCCCGGGCTCCATGAACTCCTGCTGCATTCCCACCAAGCTCAGCACCATGTCAATGCTGTACTTCGACGATGAGTATAACATTGTCAAGAGAGATGTGCCCAACATGATCGTGGAAGAATGTGGCTGTGCTTGAGTTTTCTTTGCAAGCAAGTTCCCTcaatttgatcatttttttaaaagggatTATTACTCTGCTCTGCTACATCAAGcaacaggaaataataataataaaataataataataatatttatgaaCATTTTGATACCTTTTGTTTACGGTTAGCCTTTTCTACAAAATCAAAGACTGCTTCTGCATTTTAATTAGTaattaagaagaagaaaaaaactatcACATCCAGGCCTGTGGTGCCCGTGACACAAAACACAGAACCTGACCACTTTTTGGTGACCTAGAAATGGAATCTGAAGGGAATGCGCACCATCTACTGAAAAGAAGTTTAAATTCAACAGCACTTCCAACAAGGAAAACATCAAGATGATGGGGCACACATTCCACAAAAGTGGAAGGAGATTTCAATTCCTATAGACATTCCAGCGAAGTAAAGCACTCTTCAGTTATTGGCAGAGCATGGACTCCTAACTGGTGTTCAAGAAACCCATATGGACTGGTATAATCAGGGTTTCGGCTGGCCTGTAAGAGACAGGTTTACTCTTTACAGCATccctaaaaaaaacaatcaaatgtACTTAAACAGCTGATGCAAAGAATAACTGGGTTCTCTCGTATGAATCAGTGGATGTCAAGAATGGCCATATTGCTCGGCTGGTAATGGTGTAGCATAGCACTTACAAACTCCTGAATGCACATTTGATAGCACTTGCAGACCTAAATGCCTTTCCAAGGGTGCCTGCCGGTGCCCTTCCCCTTACTCACACAACCCAGTTAAAGAAGTGCCGCATGAGCTATGCAATGACCCGTACCAGACAAGCACGGCTCTTTGTAAGACTCTTTATTTGATACAATACTTGAAACGTAATCGTTCGCTGCTTCTTCTTCAATGAGTGAATGATTGTCACAATGTTTGCACTGAAAAGTTGCGTGATTAGTTTAAAAAACTGccattgaaagaaaaacaaaatgttatttttataaaaactgaaatttgaattctgttaaaaaatgtattatacctaATAATGGAACCAAAGAAGCCAATTCTTTTTATAGCTGTTATTAAGACAGCAAGGCCGTCGCATACTGTGTAAAAATACTGTGCGATCACGTGTGAGGCCTAAACACTGTTTCAGGGTACAATATTAtggattccatttttttttaaattcagcatGTTCTATTCTGTACAGTAGACAAATGGAATATTTCAACATTTCTGAtaaatttttatttgttttctttttttatttaataaaagctctTTTTAGATCCTGTTGCAGAATCATTTAGAATTAATAAAATGTCACTGTGTACAGTTTATGTAAAGTAAAataagtttttaaaatatttgttccttgtaactgttaaaaataaaattcttACTCTGCATTAAGATGTGATTCACTGtcgtttatttttgtattcattcattttcatttgttttgttaaaaactgAATTCTAACTCTTGCAGTATATTCTGATTGATCCAATGTCTTTGTTCATACCTGGGCTGATCTGCTGGCTGAAGCTTAAAATTAGTTTGTTTCTAAAAGGAAAGTGTGCCTGTCTGTTTGGTGGTTGCAAGTGTATAGCTaagtatatacagtagtgtgcacatgtattataaGCCctcgtattttttttatttcatttatttgacagggacattGTACAATTTTTGACATAAATGAACATGTCATATGATGCATTGTACCCAAATGTAGCTATAAGCTCATTTTCATTGGTAGTCCCTGGGCAGGtgagaacaaagaaaaacaaatcaacaatCAATTGCAGACTATACAACAACACAACCCTCCCAATAAAtgaatgcatgtttgttttgattGTAACCATACTTTAAGTTTATAAGCAAAATCCCTAAGTTTATGAGTATTTTGTATATCATCTGTTAATGAATTCCAGAATATTACACCTTTAATTAAGAATGCAGTTTGTGCACATTTAGTACAACGTCTTGCCTCCATACAATTACCATTGACGGCTGCTCTGGTGATTCTGTTGCTAAATTCAGAACGGAGTGTAATGAATTCCCCCTCCCTGCATGACATCATATAGACCTTCCTGCATGACTTCATCTACACCTCCCTGCATGACCTCATCTACACCTCCTTGCATGACCTCATCTACACCTCCCTGTATGACCTCAtatatacctccctgcatgaCCTCATCTACACCTCCCTGCATGACCTCATCTACACCTCCCTGTATGACCTCATATATACCTTCCTGCATGACTTCATCTACACCTCCCTGCATGACCTCAtatatacctccctgcatgaCCTCATCTACACCTCCCTGCATGACCTCATATATACCTCATTGCATTACCTCATATATCCCTGCATGACCTCATCTACACCTCCCTGCATGATCTCATCTACACCTCCCTGCATGACCTCATCTAGCCCTCCCTGTATGACCTCATATATACCTCCTTGCATGACCTCAtatatacctccctgcatgaCCTCATCTACACCTCCCTGTATGACCTCATATACACCTCCCTGCATGACCTCATATACGCCTCCCTGCATGACCTCATATATACCTCATTGCATTACCTCATATATCCCTGCATGACCTCATCTACACCTCCCTGCATGTTCTCATCTACACCTCCCTGTATGACCTCATATACACCTCCCTGCATGACCTCATATATGCCTCCCTGCATGACCTCATATATACCTCATTGCATTACCTCATATATCCCTGCATGACCTCATCTACACCTCCCTGCATGTTCTCTACACCTCCCTGTATGACCTCATATACACCTCCTTGCATGACCTCATATATCCCTGCATGActtccctgcatgaaaacctctgggggggtgggggggggatggGGTATTTCAATTTctgctcagtaatcagtgatctAGAAACAATAAGCACTTGTGTGAAAATTTGACCaatttgtgctttaattaggaaTCTAGCCACTTTTACAGTGTCTTCATGCagtttaccatttgtggctatgtgttccctttctcttactattttaaattaattgcatgtgtgacctattaaagtcatcaaatAAATTAGACAATCTAATTAGCCTATTCTGACAATTTTCCATATATTTAGTTACAGtgatttgatttcatatgcacaacaatcAAAACAAGAGAAGCAATAGGGTGTTCTACTAAATGTGCACAATAAGGTATGTGCAGCAGTATCTTCTATGAAACGGTGTTGGAACTGACCTGTCACACTGAGCAATGCTTTTCAGCAATCGGATCTGGAACCAGAGATTCGAGAGCAGCAGCTCTGTACACGAATGCACAACGCTTTTGGTATTTACTGATGTTCTGACATTACTGGAAATGATTCGAGAGCGGCAGCTCTGTACACGAATGCACAACGCTTTTGGTATTTACTGATGTTCTGACATTACTGGAAATGATTCGAGAGCGGCAGCTCTGTACACGAATGCACAACGCTTTTGGTATTTACTGATGTTCTGACATTACTGGAAATGATTCGAGAGCAGCAGCTCTGTACACGAATGCACAACGCTTTTGGTATTTACTGATGTTCTGACATTACTGGAAATGATTCGAGAGAGGCAGCTGTGTACACGAATGCACAATGCTTTTGATATTCACTAATGTTCTGACATTACTGGAAATGATTTGAGAGCGGCAGCTCTGTACACAAATGCACAATGCTTTTGGTATTTACTGATGTTCTGACATTACTGGGATTCCTTAGAAtatcttgtttttgtttagtcGTAAACTCACCCAGATATGTATGTCGGATTAAACATCTTGTCAACTTTCAGGAAGGAGTGGTTTTGGCAGCAAACAATAAACGAAAGCCTGGTTATTTTCCCACACAGTGCAGGCGTTTTGAATTCCAATACAGAAATTTAGAAGTATTCGTGACAGTTTTTTTCCGCAAAAACTTGACCACACCCAGACCACCCCCCCTTCCCAACcactaaaaaaaaggaaaaaaaagaggtATGAACTAGTTATTTAATTAGTGTACATCAAAACCCTATGGATGCCATGTGAGGCGTTTGCCTCGTACAATACAGTGTGATTGTATTCAATCCCTTTTATGTGGTGACAGTTACAGATTACCCCTAGGAATACAGAATGTCAGCATTGTCTATCTGATATCCTTTTAATCCAGGCTCCTCCCTCTCATTAGCTTTAGTACCCAAATCCACTTGCCCCTTATGACTGCCAGTTTCTATGTGTCCAGTATTTTTGGGACACAGTTGAAAATGTTCTGTTTGGGAGCACACCCTGCAACCCTGTCTCATGTAAATGGAACACCTCTCTGTCTTCACTGTCATGCTCTGCTCTGCttgcagtagaagactggctccagagtccgctccttctccaccctcgccccgcagtggtggaacgaccttcctacagatgtcaggactgaccaccttccggcgcctcctcaagacacacctcttcagacaggacctgtaaaactcaactcttcccttctggacaatatagcactctgcctttaatgcactttaacttgcacttatctgcttccgattttactgtatttaatc contains the following coding sequences:
- the LOC117426331 gene encoding inhibin beta B chain-like, whose product is MSSFIMKIACLVACIICTSGTAAPGTESQASTQDTCTSCGLGQPEESVRMDVEFLEAVKRHILNRLHMRDRPNITHPIPKAAMVTALRKLHAGKVREDGRVEIPNLDGHATSDNEVLEQTSEIISFAESDELASSKSSLYFLVSNEGNQNLFVSQANLWLYFKVLPSNAEKGARRKVTVKIYFQEAGGSSTWSTVEKRVELKRSGWHTFPLTQAIQALLEKGERRQSLEVHCEGCQDVAVTPVLVNPDDEAHRPFLVVQARAANSKHRIRKRGLECDGRTSLCCRQQFYIDFGLIGWNDWIIAPKGYYGNYCEGSCPAYMAGVPGSVSSFHTAVVNQYRMRGLSPGSMNSCCIPTKLSTMSMLYFDDEYNIVKRDVPNMIVEECGCA